The following proteins come from a genomic window of Maylandia zebra isolate NMK-2024a linkage group LG22, Mzebra_GT3a, whole genome shotgun sequence:
- the ppp1r18 gene encoding uncharacterized protein ppp1r18 isoform X3: protein MPAWKRGIIQRRKAKQEYVGDREKERDGCLLQVDVRSPSDGLSDTDSFVTVNLGSELSLSPDPGQWLDADPKLVSQVSVETIVPVHENPFILTQSAWRKSRDGETGNEPEVKERDKLSPRSQDGELGRGRDIELKKERFRDLSEGREKDRSRDRSQGRERENSREGCEKEKSQLKELVKDAVREQEFLKVRKDTEEKETPSPTSSLSPLIPCLRTIRADNIIIIEQDRKGSDERKGRWREAEREKLEEDQPGKKGVKMDLREILAGGGSVTEIRASEVLIIQPSTCPEERSAGGKGREDGEMKGSMDARRESIGRELRTDVSWLREKEKEKPWGQATVINKDSRKDSLDDNVFVERGGRVSQLLSKFGEHPKPPSRSKSSDNFLEPGRRKYSGDQDEQQSEERKADGKNTLLKGVPKRSFSFSDRVICAKENGIGDEGFYERKIRERIHSESMAPWVDVAALRRETTSKMGCARLLERDRLGKHRVKTEDFGIQLKKVEFVDRRAAEKVGDADGDVGFTVASVKNTEGISFARRVPIRQDGKARADREVKRPAGEKSLEREVNVDKDSEGGGEIEVKVCEKTDSQREDGLESSPETSNVDAESHCRHDLAFTECSSLGSTIPDRALHKGADWRLQGPYLTQSVLSPHTEDLISKIEKIGDTTFYSNKDSKEEVQAAGSENLSYDSTPRSPKRSALTGNPPGPVEIQIPRTVFYVAEEVVEKIKPGCQRSEGQDCHGGRQVERRDSWRIGKPLSRIESLREKIRQRELEKQRQGEGSEAAEINATQTAGDRYKERGTEIEKQWEATAHMQKRPAETEQGQEEAAAQTSAAAFDVTQEVGVLKTCPQLPVSVLLSQTVRGEEVTSECTARASEATSEALQISEDEDDPVKHVEEPQRRDWGRNASTEEEQEEEEGKELSEEEVEEYTSPLDSTQSLSPSPPLPNSLAAMSRIYNLETVGSRSGLYLRDRTVDISSSVHLVKVKPIISNSQQGDNKAFTGDDISGVQTIQQQIEQFQLKEQEAQNSSSNTSLKDRETKGQQRVLKQQRKDDFRTQQIKDDLKAHQIKDDVKTQEKDQETPDLNPKVSSHHACSPTPQAKQTITVTPSYLRTQSPDNSLKATDCAPTPASSPSSPSPAQSPSVSPSPTQTPVLFSIRSASGGQVKRGATISITPKRATGAAARPSASTSTPAKTPHQQQQTQTVSTPAKTPPQQQQGQTVSTSTKTTPQQQTQTAPAVTEPGKKKYPTVEEIVVIGGYQNLEKSCLVKNRGTPKKGKVCFNEVKLEQVCEYPSEALMQFFNPHSQDLGSAERLQDEEVQEEQGDREGGAVVVKNTRSTGTATGPRVIDMSLALDRSQSPSPKLPI from the exons ATGCCAGCTTGGAAGCGAGGGATCATCCAGAGAAGGAAGGCGAAGCAGGAGTATGTGGGTGAcagggagaaggagagagacGGCTGTCTGCTGCAAGTGGATGTCAGATCTCCTTCTGATGGTCTGAGTGACACAGACAGCTTCGTAACAGTTAATCTGGGAAGCGAACTGTCGCTCAGTCCAGATCCAGGCCAGTGGCTGGATGCAGATCCCAAACTAGTGAGCCAGGTGTCTGTAGAAACAATAGTTCCAGTCCATGAAAATCCATTTATTCTCACGCAGAGTGCATGGAGGAAGAGCAGGGATGGAGAAACAGGGAACGAGCCAGAAGTTAAGGAGAGAGATAAATTAAGCCCCAGGAGTCAAGATGGGGAGCTGGGGAGAGGACGAGATATAGAGCTGAAAAAAGAGAGGTTTAGGGACTTGAGTGAGGGGAGGGAAAAAGACAGGAGCAGGGATAGGAGTcaaggaagagaaagagagaatagCAGGGAGGGgtgtgaaaaggaaaaaagccaGCTGAAGGAGTTGGTTAAGGATGCAGTCAGGGAGCAGGAATTTCTTAAAGTTAGAAAAGacacagaggaaaaagaaaCCCCTTCACCCACTTCTTCGCTTTCCCCTCTTATTCCGTGTCTTCGGACCATCAGAGCTGACAATATCATCATCATCGAGCAGGACAGGAAGGGCAGCGATGAGAGAAAGGGTAGATGGAGGGAGGCAGAGCGGGAGAAGCTCGAGGAGGACCAGCCGGGGAAGAAAGGGGTGAAGATGGACCTAAGGGAGATTCTGGCTGGAGGAGGGAGTGTCACTGAGATCCGAGCCTCTGAAGTTCTTATTATACAGCCCTCAACCTGCCCTGAAGAAAGGAGTGCAGGGGGGAAAGGGAGAGAGGATGGGGAGATGAAGGGCAGCATGGATGCAAGAAGGGAGAGCATAGGCAGGGAGCTGAGAACAGATGTGTCCTggctgagagagaaagaaaaggagaaaccaTGGGGCCAGGCAACAGTTATTAATAAAGACAGCAGAAAGGACAGCTTGGATGATAATGTTTTTgtggagagaggagggagggtCAGTCAGCTGCTGAGTAAATTCGGAGAGCACCCCAAGCCTCCATCCCGATCCAAAAGCTCCGATAATTTCCTTGAGCCAGGGAGGAGAAAATACTCAGGAGATCAGGATGAGCAGCAGTCCGAGGAGAGGAAGGCAGATGGAAAGAATACGCTGCTAAAAGGTGTCCCAAAACGCTCGTTTAGCTTCTCCGATCGAGTCATCTGCGCTAAGGAGAATGGGATAGGTGATGAAGGGTTTTACGAGAGAAAAATTCGTGAGAGGATTCACTCAGAGAGCATGGCGCCATGGGTAGATGTAGCTGCCTTAAGGAGGGAAACCACATCGAAGATGGGGTGTGCACGACTTCTAGAGAGAGACAGATTGGGAAAGCACAGAGTAAAAACCGAAGACTTTGGTATACAGCTTAAGAAAGTCGAGTTTGTTGACAGGAGGGCCGCGGAGAAGGTCGGCGATGCAGACGGGGATGTGGGGTTCACGGTGGCCTCAGTTAAAAACACGGAGGGAATATCATTTGCTAGGAGAGTGCCGATTAGGCAGGATGGGAAAGCAAGAGCTGACAGAGAGGTGAAGCGACCGGCAGGTGAGAAGAGTTTAGAAAGGGAGGTGAATGTAGACAAAGATtcagagggagggggagagattGAGGTGAAAGTTTGTGAGAAAACAGATTCTCAAAGAGAGGATGGACTAGAGAGCTCACCCGAAACAAGCAACGTTGATGCTGAGAGTCACTGCAGACATGATTTGGCTTTTACTGAGTGCTCCAGTTTAGGCTCTACAATTCCAGACAGGGCCCTCCATAAAGGTGCAGACTGGAGACTACAAGGACCTTACCTAACACAGTCTGTTTTATCCCCACATACTGAGGATCTAATaagtaaaatagaaaaaataggAGACACAACCTTTTATAGCAACAAAGACAGCAAAGAGGAGGTGCAAGCAGCAGGATCAGAAAACCTCAGTTATGATTCGACCCCCAGATCTCCGAAAAGGAGCGCACTCACCGGGAACCCTCCAGGCCCCGTGGAGATTCAGATTCCCAGGACTGTGTTTTATGTTGCAGAAGAAGTGGTGGAGAAAATAAAGCCCGGGTGTCAACGCAGCGAGGGGCAAGACTGTCATGGAGGTCGACAGGTCGAGAGGAGGGATAGCTGGAGGATTGGGAAGCCCTTAAGCCGCATAGAGTCTCTGCGAGAGAAAATcagacagagagagctggagaAACAGCGACAGGGTGAAGGAAGTGAAGCTGCAGAGATTAATGCTACTCAGACAGCGGGGGACAGGTACAAGGAGAGGGGAACTGAAATAGAAAAACAGTGGGAAGCTACAGCACACATGCAGAAGAGGCCGGCCGAAACAGAGCAGGGACAGGAAGAAGCAGCAGCGCAGACATCCGCGGCTGCGTTTGACGTCACGCAGGAAGTCGGCGTGTTGAAAACCTGccctcagcttcctgtttctgtCCTACTGTCACAAACTGTCAGAGGAGAGGAAGTGACAAGCGAGTGTACCGCCAGGGCCTCCGAAGCTACCTCCGAAGCCCTCCAGATATCTGAGGATGAGGACGACCCAGTGAAACATGTAGAAGAGCCACAAAGGCGCGACTGGGGCCGAAACGCAAgcacagaagaagaacaggaggaggaggaaggaaagGAGCTCTCCGAGGAGGAGGTAGAGGAATACACATCACCTCTCGATTCTACACAATCTCTCTCTCCTTCGCCGCCTCTTCCCAACTCTCTCGCAGCCATGAGTCGGATCTACAACTTGGAAACCGTGGGTTCGAGGTCGGGCTTGTATTTGAGGGACAGGACAGTGGACATCTCATCGTCTGTGCACCTTGTTAAAGTGAAGCCAATCATATCGAACTCACAGCAGGGGGACAACAAAGCATTTACAGGCGATGACATTAGTGGGGTTCAGACAATACAGCAGCAGATTGAGCAGTTTCAGCTGAAAGAGCAGGAAGCGCAAAACTCTTCGTCAAATACCTCCCTGAAGGACAGAGAGACGAAGGGGCAACAAAGAGTGTTAAAGCAACAGAGAAAGGACGATTTTCGGACCCAGCAGATAAAGGACGACCTCAAAGCACATCAGATAAAGGACGATGTTAAAACCCAGGAGAAGGATCAGGAAAcaccagacctcaaccccaaaGTGTCTTCTCATCACGCTTGTTCTCCCACACCTCAGGCCAAACAAACTATCACAGTCACCCCCTCATATCTCAGGACCCAATCCCCAGACAACTCCCTGAAAGCCACAGATTGTGCCCCGACCCCGGCTTCTTCCCCAAGCTCGCCATCTCCTGCCCAGTCTCCGAGTGTGTCTCCGTCACCCACCCAGACACCTGTGCTCTTTTCTATCAGGAGTGCCTCCGGGGGCCAAGTGAAGCGAGGCGCCACCATCTCAATCACACCAAAAAGGGCAACGGGAGCCGCAGCACGGCCCTCGGCGTCCACATCAACCCCAGCGAAGACcccacaccagcagcagcagactcaGACGGTGTCAACCCCCGCAAAGACAccaccacagcagcagcagggccagACAGTGTCAACCTCCACGAAGACAACACCACAGCAGCAGACCCAGACAGCCCCCGCTGTGACTGAGCCGGGGAAGAAGAAGTATCCAACTGTGGAGGAAATTGTGGTGATCGGTGGATATCAGAACCTGGAGAAGTCGTGTCTGGTCAAGAATAGAGGGACCCCAAAAAAG GGGAAGGTGTGTTTTAATGAGGTCAAGCTGGAGCAGGTGTGTGAGTACCCATCGGAGGCCCTCATGCAGTTCTTCAATCCCCACTCTCAGGACCTGGGGAGCGCGGAGAGGCTGCAGGATGAGGAGGTGCAGGAGGAGCAGGGTGACAGGGAGGGGGGGGCGGTCGTGGTAAAGAATACGAGGAGTACGGGAACTGCAACGGGACCGCGTGTAATAGAT ATGAGTCTTGCCCTCGATAGAAGCCAGTCACCTTCGCCAAAATTACCCATCTGA
- the ppp1r18 gene encoding uncharacterized protein ppp1r18 isoform X2, with protein sequence MSVSSLPEWKQLLLEKKRREEEERERREKEEEEKFASMPAWKRGIIQRRKAKQEYVGDREKERDGCLLQVDVRSPSDGLSDTDSFVTVNLGSELSLSPDPGQWLDADPKLVSQVSVETIVPVHENPFILTQSAWRKSRDGETGNEPEVKERDKLSPRSQDGELGRGRDIELKKERFRDLSEGREKDRSRDRSQGRERENSREGCEKEKSQLKELVKDAVREQEFLKVRKDTEEKETPSPTSSLSPLIPCLRTIRADNIIIIEQDRKGSDERKGRWREAEREKLEEDQPGKKGVKMDLREILAGGGSVTEIRASEVLIIQPSTCPEERSAGGKGREDGEMKGSMDARRESIGRELRTDVSWLREKEKEKPWGQATVINKDSRKDSLDDNVFVERGGRVSQLLSKFGEHPKPPSRSKSSDNFLEPGRRKYSGDQDEQQSEERKADGKNTLLKGVPKRSFSFSDRVICAKENGIGDEGFYERKIRERIHSESMAPWVDVAALRRETTSKMGCARLLERDRLGKHRVKTEDFGIQLKKVEFVDRRAAEKVGDADGDVGFTVASVKNTEGISFARRVPIRQDGKARADREVKRPAGEKSLEREVNVDKDSEGGGEIEVKVCEKTDSQREDGLESSPETSNVDAESHCRHDLAFTECSSLGSTIPDRALHKGADWRLQGPYLTQSVLSPHTEDLISKIEKIGDTTFYSNKDSKEEVQAAGSENLSYDSTPRSPKRSALTGNPPGPVEIQIPRTVFYVAEEVVEKIKPGCQRSEGQDCHGGRQVERRDSWRIGKPLSRIESLREKIRQRELEKQRQGEGSEAAEINATQTAGDRYKERGTEIEKQWEATAHMQKRPAETEQGQEEAAAQTSAAAFDVTQEVGVLKTCPQLPVSVLLSQTVRGEEVTSECTARASEATSEALQISEDEDDPVKHVEEPQRRDWGRNASTEEEQEEEEGKELSEEEVEEYTSPLDSTQSLSPSPPLPNSLAAMSRIYNLETVGSRSGLYLRDRTVDISSSVHLVKVKPIISNSQQGDNKAFTGDDISGVQTIQQQIEQFQLKEQEAQNSSSNTSLKDRETKGQQRVLKQQRKDDFRTQQIKDDLKAHQIKDDVKTQEKDQETPDLNPKVSSHHACSPTPQAKQTITVTPSYLRTQSPDNSLKATDCAPTPASSPSSPSPAQSPSVSPSPTQTPVLFSIRSASGGQVKRGATISITPKRATGAAARPSASTSTPAKTPHQQQQTQTVSTPAKTPPQQQQGQTVSTSTKTTPQQQTQTAPAVTEPGKKKYPTVEEIVVIGGYQNLEKSCLVKNRGTPKKGKVCFNEVKLEQVCEYPSEALMQFFNPHSQDLGSAERLQDEEMSLALDRSQSPSPKLPI encoded by the exons ATGTCTGTTTCCTCTCTGCCAGAATGGAAACAACTCCTTCTGGAgaaaaagaggagagaagaggaggagcgagagaggagggaaaaagaggaggaggagaagtttGCCAGCATGCCAGCTTGGAAGCGAGGGATCATCCAGAGAAGGAAGGCGAAGCAGGAGTATGTGGGTGAcagggagaaggagagagacGGCTGTCTGCTGCAAGTGGATGTCAGATCTCCTTCTGATGGTCTGAGTGACACAGACAGCTTCGTAACAGTTAATCTGGGAAGCGAACTGTCGCTCAGTCCAGATCCAGGCCAGTGGCTGGATGCAGATCCCAAACTAGTGAGCCAGGTGTCTGTAGAAACAATAGTTCCAGTCCATGAAAATCCATTTATTCTCACGCAGAGTGCATGGAGGAAGAGCAGGGATGGAGAAACAGGGAACGAGCCAGAAGTTAAGGAGAGAGATAAATTAAGCCCCAGGAGTCAAGATGGGGAGCTGGGGAGAGGACGAGATATAGAGCTGAAAAAAGAGAGGTTTAGGGACTTGAGTGAGGGGAGGGAAAAAGACAGGAGCAGGGATAGGAGTcaaggaagagaaagagagaatagCAGGGAGGGgtgtgaaaaggaaaaaagccaGCTGAAGGAGTTGGTTAAGGATGCAGTCAGGGAGCAGGAATTTCTTAAAGTTAGAAAAGacacagaggaaaaagaaaCCCCTTCACCCACTTCTTCGCTTTCCCCTCTTATTCCGTGTCTTCGGACCATCAGAGCTGACAATATCATCATCATCGAGCAGGACAGGAAGGGCAGCGATGAGAGAAAGGGTAGATGGAGGGAGGCAGAGCGGGAGAAGCTCGAGGAGGACCAGCCGGGGAAGAAAGGGGTGAAGATGGACCTAAGGGAGATTCTGGCTGGAGGAGGGAGTGTCACTGAGATCCGAGCCTCTGAAGTTCTTATTATACAGCCCTCAACCTGCCCTGAAGAAAGGAGTGCAGGGGGGAAAGGGAGAGAGGATGGGGAGATGAAGGGCAGCATGGATGCAAGAAGGGAGAGCATAGGCAGGGAGCTGAGAACAGATGTGTCCTggctgagagagaaagaaaaggagaaaccaTGGGGCCAGGCAACAGTTATTAATAAAGACAGCAGAAAGGACAGCTTGGATGATAATGTTTTTgtggagagaggagggagggtCAGTCAGCTGCTGAGTAAATTCGGAGAGCACCCCAAGCCTCCATCCCGATCCAAAAGCTCCGATAATTTCCTTGAGCCAGGGAGGAGAAAATACTCAGGAGATCAGGATGAGCAGCAGTCCGAGGAGAGGAAGGCAGATGGAAAGAATACGCTGCTAAAAGGTGTCCCAAAACGCTCGTTTAGCTTCTCCGATCGAGTCATCTGCGCTAAGGAGAATGGGATAGGTGATGAAGGGTTTTACGAGAGAAAAATTCGTGAGAGGATTCACTCAGAGAGCATGGCGCCATGGGTAGATGTAGCTGCCTTAAGGAGGGAAACCACATCGAAGATGGGGTGTGCACGACTTCTAGAGAGAGACAGATTGGGAAAGCACAGAGTAAAAACCGAAGACTTTGGTATACAGCTTAAGAAAGTCGAGTTTGTTGACAGGAGGGCCGCGGAGAAGGTCGGCGATGCAGACGGGGATGTGGGGTTCACGGTGGCCTCAGTTAAAAACACGGAGGGAATATCATTTGCTAGGAGAGTGCCGATTAGGCAGGATGGGAAAGCAAGAGCTGACAGAGAGGTGAAGCGACCGGCAGGTGAGAAGAGTTTAGAAAGGGAGGTGAATGTAGACAAAGATtcagagggagggggagagattGAGGTGAAAGTTTGTGAGAAAACAGATTCTCAAAGAGAGGATGGACTAGAGAGCTCACCCGAAACAAGCAACGTTGATGCTGAGAGTCACTGCAGACATGATTTGGCTTTTACTGAGTGCTCCAGTTTAGGCTCTACAATTCCAGACAGGGCCCTCCATAAAGGTGCAGACTGGAGACTACAAGGACCTTACCTAACACAGTCTGTTTTATCCCCACATACTGAGGATCTAATaagtaaaatagaaaaaataggAGACACAACCTTTTATAGCAACAAAGACAGCAAAGAGGAGGTGCAAGCAGCAGGATCAGAAAACCTCAGTTATGATTCGACCCCCAGATCTCCGAAAAGGAGCGCACTCACCGGGAACCCTCCAGGCCCCGTGGAGATTCAGATTCCCAGGACTGTGTTTTATGTTGCAGAAGAAGTGGTGGAGAAAATAAAGCCCGGGTGTCAACGCAGCGAGGGGCAAGACTGTCATGGAGGTCGACAGGTCGAGAGGAGGGATAGCTGGAGGATTGGGAAGCCCTTAAGCCGCATAGAGTCTCTGCGAGAGAAAATcagacagagagagctggagaAACAGCGACAGGGTGAAGGAAGTGAAGCTGCAGAGATTAATGCTACTCAGACAGCGGGGGACAGGTACAAGGAGAGGGGAACTGAAATAGAAAAACAGTGGGAAGCTACAGCACACATGCAGAAGAGGCCGGCCGAAACAGAGCAGGGACAGGAAGAAGCAGCAGCGCAGACATCCGCGGCTGCGTTTGACGTCACGCAGGAAGTCGGCGTGTTGAAAACCTGccctcagcttcctgtttctgtCCTACTGTCACAAACTGTCAGAGGAGAGGAAGTGACAAGCGAGTGTACCGCCAGGGCCTCCGAAGCTACCTCCGAAGCCCTCCAGATATCTGAGGATGAGGACGACCCAGTGAAACATGTAGAAGAGCCACAAAGGCGCGACTGGGGCCGAAACGCAAgcacagaagaagaacaggaggaggaggaaggaaagGAGCTCTCCGAGGAGGAGGTAGAGGAATACACATCACCTCTCGATTCTACACAATCTCTCTCTCCTTCGCCGCCTCTTCCCAACTCTCTCGCAGCCATGAGTCGGATCTACAACTTGGAAACCGTGGGTTCGAGGTCGGGCTTGTATTTGAGGGACAGGACAGTGGACATCTCATCGTCTGTGCACCTTGTTAAAGTGAAGCCAATCATATCGAACTCACAGCAGGGGGACAACAAAGCATTTACAGGCGATGACATTAGTGGGGTTCAGACAATACAGCAGCAGATTGAGCAGTTTCAGCTGAAAGAGCAGGAAGCGCAAAACTCTTCGTCAAATACCTCCCTGAAGGACAGAGAGACGAAGGGGCAACAAAGAGTGTTAAAGCAACAGAGAAAGGACGATTTTCGGACCCAGCAGATAAAGGACGACCTCAAAGCACATCAGATAAAGGACGATGTTAAAACCCAGGAGAAGGATCAGGAAAcaccagacctcaaccccaaaGTGTCTTCTCATCACGCTTGTTCTCCCACACCTCAGGCCAAACAAACTATCACAGTCACCCCCTCATATCTCAGGACCCAATCCCCAGACAACTCCCTGAAAGCCACAGATTGTGCCCCGACCCCGGCTTCTTCCCCAAGCTCGCCATCTCCTGCCCAGTCTCCGAGTGTGTCTCCGTCACCCACCCAGACACCTGTGCTCTTTTCTATCAGGAGTGCCTCCGGGGGCCAAGTGAAGCGAGGCGCCACCATCTCAATCACACCAAAAAGGGCAACGGGAGCCGCAGCACGGCCCTCGGCGTCCACATCAACCCCAGCGAAGACcccacaccagcagcagcagactcaGACGGTGTCAACCCCCGCAAAGACAccaccacagcagcagcagggccagACAGTGTCAACCTCCACGAAGACAACACCACAGCAGCAGACCCAGACAGCCCCCGCTGTGACTGAGCCGGGGAAGAAGAAGTATCCAACTGTGGAGGAAATTGTGGTGATCGGTGGATATCAGAACCTGGAGAAGTCGTGTCTGGTCAAGAATAGAGGGACCCCAAAAAAG GGGAAGGTGTGTTTTAATGAGGTCAAGCTGGAGCAGGTGTGTGAGTACCCATCGGAGGCCCTCATGCAGTTCTTCAATCCCCACTCTCAGGACCTGGGGAGCGCGGAGAGGCTGCAGGATGAGGAG ATGAGTCTTGCCCTCGATAGAAGCCAGTCACCTTCGCCAAAATTACCCATCTGA